A single region of the Pogoniulus pusillus isolate bPogPus1 chromosome Z, bPogPus1.pri, whole genome shotgun sequence genome encodes:
- the HAUS6 gene encoding HAUS augmin-like complex subunit 6, translated as MKTFDKSNQSAFAALLLFLCAKLDYSRAKPLIACYVPGFGVTNSQFRKKCCDWLKAISVQERRLPYITPSLFLCPGGLRVTQLLYWLARYIMVKDLKENSVGIDTSFAEDGDSRSSDVHMARARCRVACSKLLQVFQQEDFVWQEYEKKSQLLTEEIEQMKSEYEALQKQSWNMKQNDENKSYEAERIQKVRSMWTFIMEMLTSLKNEREVVASVLDELEDPLSQCVLDGNVVFRIPKVLTHRAERNAHQYGNRSLYEDKNLNFLIVMKLLNEALRALRDENCQPELNELHAIERMVACFKKEQETLNTMRLKIEQQLCVSGSASVARNQEDWEMKWKSFLGVHPSDLISDQDLQLGLLRSSPPCSFDVAEERDENNVFCHHLASALDIYDSLHEEHFEKDDGTLETVMDKSTPSPSLSSAPLELPEASENREYLHVGTCRRDKKPVSPEPVKNEKDESSTSPASSSVSDHVIQTECPVNNKSHLEKARDDLAEEIARTVMCESPQCDEEKAMPLDDLVNVLVSDPFLTRTKIPRTPENLLTETRSSWRKAIQTEVSSDMPLAPAEVIKEAALVDATPIMMKAADSKFTFPIPAYPVPDFDPPLLEKTSHLSSTEFRLEEQMKTNNTIQSPVLETSGKQKTALELTDVVLEESTVKQTLEYVKKSMDPPAVLSENNSRTNVTLSDPLQGSIMDGALYWHESFLLSSLGHEADCLGILGETLPEGLDSIDFSETASLQCDVDEIDSACATSGSEDERDIKNSTLNLQSLLNMQSRLLEAAAASEEEVHQTNNEGESVSHGLYGNLAPERKEDEFSSSQEVFCLDEEFTKTPSPRSLEKKNSLSSLLVACEHLAEMASEVHSLPLDLTERLKDTKQLDEQLGTKDPSSEQNL; from the exons AGCCTGTTACGTTCCAGGATTTGGTGTCACGAATTCTCAGTTTAGGAAGAAGTGCTGTGACTGGCTAAAGGCTATTTCA gTACAAGAAAGACGTTTACCATACATTacaccttctctctttctttgtcCTGGTGGTCTTAGAGTTACTCAACTACTTTATTGGCTTGCAAGATACATAATGGTTAAGGACCTGAAGGAAAACTCTGTAG GCATTGATACATCTTTTGCTGAAGATGGAGATTCAAGATCTTCGGATGTACACATGGCAAGGGCAAGATGTAGAGTTGCGTGCAGTAAACTTTTGCAAGTTTTTCAACAGGAAGATTTTGTTTGGCAagaatatgaaaaaaaatcaca GCTTTTGACTGAAGAAATAGAACAGATGAAGTCTGAATATGAAGCCCTGCAGAAACAGTCTTGGAA CATGAAACAAAATGATGAAAACAAAAGTTATGAAGCTGAGAGAATTCAAAAG GTTCGCAGCATGTGGACATTTATAATGGAAATGCTCACATCTctgaaaaatgaaagagaagttGTGGCTTCAGTACTTGACGAACTTGAAGATCCTCTTAGTCAATGCGTTTTGGATGGAAATGTTGTTTTCAGAATTCCAAAAGTGTTAACTCACAGAGCTGAAAGAAATGCACATCAG TATGGTAATAGAAGTTTATATGAAGACAAAAACCTGAACTTCTTAATAGTCATGAAGTTATTAAATGAAGCCTTGAGAGCATTGAGAGATGAAAATTGTCAACCTGAACTCAATGAACTTCACGCCATTGAGAGAATGGTTGCGTGCTTCAAAAAAGAGCAAGAAACTTTAAACACAATGAG GCTGAAAATAGAGCAACAGCTTTGTGTGTCTGGAAGTGCATCTGTTGCTAGAAATCAGGAAGACTGGGAAATGAAGTGGAAAAGCTTTCTTGGTGTGCACCCTTCTGACTTAATCTCAGATCAGGATCTA CAACTTGGTTTGTTAAGATCTTCGCCACCTTGTTCTTTTGATGTTGCAGAAGAAAGAGATGAGAATAATGTATTTTGTCATCATCTAGCATCAGCCTTAG ATATTTATGACTCTCTTCATGAAGAACATTTTGAGAAAGATGATGGGACATTAGAAACTGTGATGGATAAGTCAACACCATCACCAAG tctctcttctGCACCTTTGGAGTTGCCAGAAGCATCTGAAAACAGAGAA TATTTGCATGTTGGAACTTGCAGAAGAGATAAAAAGCCTGTGTCTCCAGAGCCTgtaaaaaatgaaaaggatgAGTCTTCCACTTCACCTGCATCCTCCTCTGTTTCTGATCATGTTATCCAGACAGAGTGTCCTGTCAATAACAAAAGCCATCTTGAGAAAGCCAGAGATGACCTGGCAGAGGAG ATTGCAAGAACAGTGATGTGTGAGTCGCCTCAGTGTGATGAAGAAAAAGCAATGCCACTAGATGATCTCGTTAACGTGCTGGTTTCTGACCCGTTTTTAACAAGGACAAAAATTCCTCGAACTCCAGAAAATTTGC TTACTGAAACTAGAAGCTCATGGAGGAAAGCTATTCAAACAGAGGTCTCATCAGACATGCCGCTGGCCCCTGCTGAGGTAATAAAAGAAGCAGCTCTGGTGGATGCTACTCCTATAATGATGAAGGCAGCAGATTCTAAATTCACATTTCCGATACCTGCATATCCTGTACCTGACTTTGATCCTCCcttgttggaaaagacatcccACTTAAGTTCTACAGAATTTAGACTTGAAGAGCAGATGAAGACAAATAATACAATTCAGTCTCCAGTTTTGGAAACATCTGGAAAGCAAAAGACTGCACTGGAATTAACAGACGTTGTTTTGGAGGAAAGTACAGTGAAGCAGACACTTGAATATGTAAAGAAGAGCATGGATCCTCCAGCTGTTCTTTCAGAAAACAACAGTAGAACAAATGTAACACTTTCAGATCCCTTACAAGGTTCCATAATGGATGGGGCACTGTACTGGCATGAATCTTTCTTACTAAGTTCTCTTGGTCATGAGGCTGACTGCTTGGGAATACTAGGTGAGACACTTCCAGAAGGACTTGATAGCATAGATTTCAGTGAAACTGCAAGCTTACAGTGTGATGTTGATGAGATAGACAGTGCGTGTGCAACAAGTGGTTCAGAAGATGAGAGGGATATTAAAAACTCAACTCTAAATCTACAGTCCCTGTTGAACATGCAGAGCAGACTGttggaagctgcagctgcaagtGAAGAGGAGGTGCATCAAACAAATAATGAAGGTGAATCTGTAAGTCATGGCTTATATGGAAATCTTGcaccagaaagaaaagaggatgaATTTAGCAGTAGTCAAGAAGTCTTCTGTTTGGATGAGGAATTTACCAAGACACCATCACCAAGgtctcttgaaaaaaaaaattccctctCATCCCTGTTGGTGGCCTGTGAACATCTTGCAGAAATGGCATCAGAGGTACACAGTCTTCCATTAGACCTCACAGAGAGATTGAAAG ATACAAAGCAGTTGGATGAGCAGCTGGGCACAAAGGACCCATCGTCAGAACAGAATTTGTAA